Proteins encoded in a region of the Pigmentiphaga litoralis genome:
- a CDS encoding DOPA 4,5-dioxygenase family protein, which produces MIGRPVTPAPAAFRPMPELPDPAAIREYHAHIYYDPAATRDAAARLRDAMAERFEVRLGRWHDVPVGPHTAAMYQALFAPALFATFVPWLMLNRDGLDILVHPDTGWPRRDHLSHGIWLGQTRAIKGERLPERDGGMA; this is translated from the coding sequence ATGATCGGTCGACCTGTCACGCCTGCGCCTGCCGCCTTTCGCCCCATGCCTGAATTGCCTGATCCCGCGGCCATCCGCGAATACCACGCCCATATCTATTACGACCCGGCCGCGACCCGGGACGCCGCGGCGCGCTTGCGCGACGCCATGGCCGAGCGCTTCGAGGTGCGCCTGGGCCGCTGGCACGACGTGCCGGTGGGCCCGCATACGGCGGCGATGTATCAGGCGCTGTTTGCACCCGCATTGTTCGCGACCTTCGTGCCGTGGCTGATGCTGAACCGGGACGGGCTCGATATCCTGGTACATCCGGACACCGGCTGGCCGCGGCGGGACCATCTGTCGCATGGCATCTGGCTGGGACAGACGCGGGCGATCAAAGGTGAACGCTTGCCGGAACGGGACGGCGGGATGGCGTGA
- a CDS encoding LysR family transcriptional regulator encodes MNDTQRLMASLRMRQLELVSTLADAGTMRAAGLALCLSTAAVSKGLREIESLFGVALFHRLPRGVVATSAGELVIARARLLLSEVGQLADALRENRSGANPTLKIGGPPFLAWTWVPAILQHLQAEGHPPPVRITEGRLVDICRKLEAGDIDVLITMNTPSELGALKPDGFVIEQVGSEPWIAVCAPGHPLARRREPMPWADLRTEAWILPPRPTHARMMVEQLLLQQGLPPIAPAIESTNAITNLELAERSLGLTLLARCACADRLARGTLVEVPLETAPAPVPIALVYRFSAAHHGAVAAFRAAAQKIMA; translated from the coding sequence ATGAATGACACGCAGCGCCTGATGGCATCGCTTCGCATGCGTCAGCTCGAACTCGTCAGTACACTGGCAGATGCGGGAACGATGCGCGCGGCAGGACTTGCACTGTGCCTGAGCACGGCGGCGGTCAGCAAGGGGTTGCGCGAAATTGAGTCGCTGTTCGGGGTGGCGCTGTTCCACCGTTTGCCGCGCGGTGTGGTCGCCACATCGGCCGGAGAGCTTGTGATTGCGCGCGCTCGCCTGTTGCTGTCCGAAGTCGGACAGCTGGCCGATGCGTTGCGCGAAAACCGCAGTGGCGCGAACCCGACCCTGAAAATCGGCGGCCCGCCCTTTCTGGCGTGGACCTGGGTGCCGGCGATCCTGCAACACCTGCAGGCCGAGGGCCACCCGCCGCCGGTGCGCATCACTGAAGGCCGGCTGGTCGATATCTGCCGCAAGCTCGAAGCCGGCGACATCGATGTCCTCATCACCATGAACACGCCGTCGGAGCTGGGGGCGCTCAAGCCGGATGGCTTCGTGATCGAACAAGTCGGCAGCGAACCGTGGATCGCCGTCTGTGCCCCCGGCCATCCGCTGGCGCGGCGGCGCGAACCGATGCCGTGGGCGGACCTGCGCACAGAAGCCTGGATCCTGCCCCCCCGGCCCACCCACGCGCGCATGATGGTCGAACAGCTGTTGTTGCAGCAGGGCCTGCCGCCCATTGCCCCCGCCATCGAGTCCACCAATGCGATCACCAATCTGGAACTGGCCGAACGGTCGTTGGGGCTGACCTTGCTCGCACGTTGCGCCTGTGCCGACCGGCTGGCGCGCGGCACCCTGGTCGAAGTCCCGCTGGAGACGGCACCCGCGCCGGTGCCCATTGCACTGGTGTACCGGTTCAGCGCGGCGCATCACGGCGCGGTGGCGGCGTTCCGCGCGGCGGCCCAGAAAATCATGGCGTAG
- a CDS encoding NAD/NADP octopine/nopaline dehydrogenase family protein, whose protein sequence is MTLSVSAAARAPRVTVVGAGPIGCATAAALATRGHHVAMWSPTGRRLSLDAPAPGNDSPSPAATARFACTGALDTNIRVDWLTDVRQVSHADVVIVCLPGNAYADVLATLAPHWRTGQQVHVSGALSLVSLWMAEEAARRGVSLQVAAWGTTLTTAYFRPDGVLHLNRWRDRIDLACTGAGRADDALATCEHLFGKRFVASDSLLAPTLANINPIAHAAEVIPNLSRMERGETWPLFGCFNRAVARLADRLDAERLAVALAFGLSLPTLQQHYQKSYDVPFGPLEDMAQAIHERGMGPNGPASLSHRYVIEDAPFGLAFQEALGRLANVPTPTLSSALTIFDAVYATDWRQRNFLPDALGLAADTPASLQARCRQDAPTP, encoded by the coding sequence ATGACGTTGTCTGTTTCCGCCGCGGCCCGTGCGCCGCGTGTGACCGTGGTGGGCGCCGGGCCGATCGGCTGCGCCACCGCAGCCGCCCTGGCCACCCGCGGCCATCACGTCGCCATGTGGTCGCCCACTGGCCGGCGGCTGAGCCTGGACGCGCCAGCGCCCGGCAATGACTCACCGTCCCCGGCCGCCACTGCCCGCTTTGCCTGCACCGGCGCGCTGGATACGAACATTCGTGTCGACTGGCTGACCGACGTGCGCCAGGTATCCCATGCGGATGTGGTCATCGTGTGCCTGCCGGGCAACGCCTATGCCGACGTGCTGGCCACGCTGGCGCCGCACTGGCGCACCGGGCAGCAGGTGCATGTCAGCGGCGCCTTGTCGCTGGTGTCTTTGTGGATGGCCGAGGAGGCCGCGCGCCGCGGCGTGTCGCTGCAAGTCGCGGCCTGGGGCACGACGCTGACCACCGCCTACTTCCGGCCCGATGGCGTGCTGCACCTGAACCGGTGGCGCGACCGCATCGACCTGGCATGCACCGGCGCAGGCCGTGCCGACGACGCGCTCGCCACCTGCGAACACCTGTTCGGCAAACGGTTCGTGGCATCGGACAGCCTGCTGGCGCCGACACTGGCCAACATCAACCCGATCGCCCACGCGGCGGAAGTGATCCCGAATCTGTCGAGGATGGAACGCGGCGAAACGTGGCCGCTGTTCGGCTGCTTCAACCGCGCGGTGGCGCGGCTGGCGGACAGGCTTGACGCCGAACGGCTGGCGGTGGCGCTGGCCTTCGGCCTGTCCTTGCCGACCCTGCAGCAGCACTATCAAAAGTCGTACGACGTGCCTTTCGGCCCGTTGGAAGACATGGCGCAGGCCATTCACGAGCGCGGGATGGGGCCGAATGGCCCGGCCAGCCTGTCCCATCGCTATGTCATTGAAGATGCGCCGTTCGGCCTGGCGTTTCAGGAAGCGCTTGGGCGGCTGGCCAATGTGCCCACACCGACATTGAGCAGTGCACTGACGATCTTCGATGCGGTGTATGCCACCGACTGGCGGCAGCGCAATTTTCTGCCGGATGCGTTGGGGCTGGCGGCCGACACCCCTGCGTCCTTGCAGGCGCGGTGCCGGCAGGATGCGCCTACGCCATGA
- a CDS encoding asparaginase — translation MTHRLPRIALLATGGTIAGLADDASDLIGYRAAQLGIADLLARMPALDGLATLVPEDIAAIDSKDATPAFWQAVGQRVQAAVDDPDIDAVVLTHGTDTLEETAWYLQLTLRTRKPVVLTGAMRPASAALPDGPQNLADAVRVAADPRAAGRGVLVVMNARILAARRVAKQHTTSIDAFGLRDDAVGAVYDGATRWRDPVPARIPAPPFSVQTPLAPVDIVVGYAGCSTAPIDALVAEGVAGLVWAGTGNGAVPTAVASRLRAAVDAGVVVVRASRSGRGAVTRCAPDDDQPFLHSGDLDPGKSRVLLMLALGAGEPAAALQGHFDALASPRVTP, via the coding sequence ATGACACACCGCTTGCCACGGATTGCCCTGCTCGCCACCGGCGGCACGATCGCAGGCCTGGCCGATGACGCCAGCGACCTGATCGGCTACCGCGCCGCGCAACTGGGCATTGCCGATCTGCTGGCGCGCATGCCGGCGCTCGATGGCCTGGCCACCCTGGTCCCCGAAGACATTGCCGCGATCGACAGCAAGGATGCCACGCCCGCGTTCTGGCAGGCGGTCGGGCAACGGGTGCAGGCCGCCGTGGACGATCCGGACATCGATGCGGTCGTCCTGACGCACGGCACCGATACCCTGGAAGAGACTGCCTGGTATCTGCAACTCACCCTGCGGACGCGCAAGCCCGTGGTGCTGACCGGGGCCATGCGGCCGGCCAGCGCCGCCCTGCCCGATGGGCCGCAGAATCTGGCCGACGCCGTGCGGGTCGCGGCTGACCCGCGCGCGGCGGGCCGGGGTGTGCTGGTGGTGATGAACGCCCGCATCCTGGCCGCGCGCCGCGTGGCCAAACAGCATACGACGTCGATCGATGCCTTCGGCCTGCGCGACGACGCCGTCGGCGCGGTGTATGACGGCGCGACCCGCTGGCGGGATCCGGTGCCGGCACGCATACCGGCGCCGCCCTTCTCGGTCCAGACGCCGCTGGCCCCGGTCGACATCGTGGTCGGGTATGCCGGCTGTTCGACCGCACCGATCGACGCGCTGGTGGCCGAGGGCGTCGCCGGACTGGTGTGGGCCGGCACGGGCAACGGCGCGGTGCCCACCGCCGTGGCGAGCCGTCTGCGGGCTGCGGTCGATGCCGGCGTGGTGGTCGTGCGAGCCAGCCGCAGCGGCCGGGGCGCGGTCACGCGCTGCGCGCCGGACGATGACCAGCCCTTCCTCCATTCGGGGGATCTGGACCCGGGCAAAAGCCGCGTGCTGCTGATGCTCGCGCTGGGCGCCGGCGAGCCGGCGGCCGCGCTGCAGGGCCACTTTGACGCCCTGGCCTCACCCCGGGTAACGCCCTAG
- a CDS encoding DHA2 family efflux MFS transporter permease subunit, with translation MYHHTNDLPLFQRIGARVSPMVVPLIVGCALFMQMLDATVIATALPAMAASLNEDPVRMNIAITAYLLSVAVFVPICGWAADRFGARQVFAAAIALFTVASMGCGLAQTLPQLLCGRVVQGFAGAMMVPVGRIVLLRSVKKSEMVRAMSFLSMPALLGPIMGPALGGFLVTYTSWRWIFFINVPIGLLGVVLVLRYIKNIDGGQAQPLDVIGFVLTGLCLASLVFSFDAMAHGVLSPLATGAMVAGGLLCGWLYILHARRTPHPILDFSLLKVPTFSTAIVGGNLCRLAVGAVPFLLAMQLQVGFGLTPFAAGMLTFSGAVGALAMKVTAPRIIQRAGFRKVLMVNAILTGLSIMGCILFDVDTPHMVILAVLLLGGFFRSLQLTAVNTLAYADITSEQMGRATGLASVAQQLAISLGVALAAFSLKTSMHLRGVTVLEARDVMPGYLLIGVAFFVSIWYFRGLSLTAGAEVSGKK, from the coding sequence ATGTATCACCACACCAACGACCTGCCGCTTTTCCAACGCATCGGCGCGCGCGTGTCGCCCATGGTCGTGCCGCTGATCGTGGGCTGTGCCCTGTTCATGCAGATGCTGGACGCGACCGTGATCGCGACCGCGCTGCCGGCCATGGCAGCATCCTTGAACGAAGATCCGGTGCGCATGAATATTGCGATCACCGCCTATCTGCTCAGCGTCGCGGTGTTCGTGCCGATCTGCGGGTGGGCGGCCGACCGCTTCGGCGCGCGCCAGGTATTTGCCGCGGCCATTGCCCTGTTCACGGTGGCGTCGATGGGCTGCGGCCTGGCGCAGACCTTGCCGCAACTGTTGTGCGGGCGCGTGGTGCAGGGCTTTGCCGGCGCCATGATGGTGCCGGTAGGCCGCATCGTGCTGCTGCGATCGGTCAAGAAAAGCGAGATGGTCCGCGCCATGTCTTTCCTGAGCATGCCGGCGCTGCTGGGGCCGATCATGGGCCCGGCGCTGGGCGGCTTCCTGGTCACCTATACGTCGTGGCGCTGGATCTTTTTCATCAACGTGCCGATCGGCCTGCTGGGTGTCGTGCTGGTGCTGCGCTACATCAAGAACATTGATGGTGGACAGGCGCAACCACTGGATGTGATCGGTTTCGTTCTGACCGGACTGTGCCTGGCCAGCCTGGTGTTTTCTTTCGACGCCATGGCGCATGGCGTGCTCTCGCCGCTGGCCACGGGCGCGATGGTGGCGGGCGGCCTCCTGTGCGGCTGGCTGTACATCCTGCATGCGCGCCGCACGCCCCATCCTATCCTGGACTTCAGTTTGCTGAAGGTGCCGACGTTTTCAACCGCCATCGTGGGCGGCAATCTGTGCCGGCTGGCCGTGGGCGCCGTGCCCTTCCTGCTGGCCATGCAGTTGCAGGTCGGCTTTGGGCTGACGCCCTTTGCCGCCGGGATGCTGACGTTTTCGGGTGCGGTGGGCGCGCTGGCCATGAAGGTGACCGCGCCGCGCATCATCCAGCGCGCGGGCTTTCGCAAGGTGCTGATGGTCAATGCGATCCTGACCGGCCTGTCCATCATGGGCTGCATTCTGTTCGACGTGGACACGCCCCACATGGTGATCCTGGCCGTGCTGCTGCTGGGTGGCTTTTTCCGGTCCTTGCAGCTGACCGCGGTCAACACCCTGGCCTATGCCGACATCACGTCGGAACAGATGGGCCGCGCCACGGGCCTGGCCAGCGTGGCGCAGCAACTGGCGATCAGCCTGGGCGTGGCGCTGGCGGCGTTTTCACTCAAGACCAGCATGCATCTGCGTGGGGTCACGGTGCTGGAAGCGCGGGACGTGATGCCCGGCTATCTGCTGATCGGCGTCGCCTTTTTTGTGTCCATCTGGTACTTCCGCGGACTGTCGTTGACAGCAGGCGCAGAAGTGAGCGGCAAGAAGTGA
- a CDS encoding Bug family tripartite tricarboxylate transporter substrate binding protein translates to MNPLHRRRLLAVLSSAAIAPALFSGSAHAQNATAGYPARPIKVVVAWSPGGATDLLARTVAIELGKQLGQQVVVDNRPGANGTIGHAQVANAPADGYTLVLATNSTYAIAQHLYKSLPYQQERDLAPIALLAASPLILAVRPGLDVRSVQDLLDLARKAPGKLNIASGGNGSTSHLAAELFMSLTGTTFTHVPYKGGGPATQAVAANEVDAAFLDLGVAVPFATSGRLRAIGVTGNARSAQLPDVPTVSQSGVPAFESTTTFAMFAPAATPKPVIDRLAAAVTASMNQPDLRDKLQRQGVEIVNAGPEALAKSVTTESTKWGAIIRDRHISLD, encoded by the coding sequence ATGAATCCCCTGCATCGCCGCCGTCTGCTCGCTGTCCTGTCCTCGGCCGCGATTGCGCCAGCCCTGTTCAGCGGGTCTGCCCACGCGCAGAACGCCACCGCTGGCTACCCCGCCCGCCCGATCAAGGTCGTCGTGGCCTGGTCGCCCGGCGGCGCCACCGACCTGCTGGCCCGCACGGTCGCGATCGAACTGGGCAAGCAACTCGGCCAACAAGTTGTCGTCGACAATCGTCCGGGCGCCAATGGCACCATCGGCCATGCGCAGGTGGCCAATGCCCCGGCCGACGGCTACACGCTCGTCCTCGCCACCAACAGCACCTACGCCATCGCCCAGCACCTGTACAAAAGCCTGCCGTACCAGCAGGAGCGGGACCTTGCACCCATCGCCCTGCTGGCCGCCAGCCCGCTGATCCTGGCCGTGCGTCCGGGGCTGGACGTGCGCAGCGTCCAGGACCTGCTGGATCTGGCCCGCAAAGCGCCAGGCAAGCTCAACATCGCATCGGGCGGCAACGGGTCGACCAGCCACCTGGCCGCCGAACTGTTCATGTCGTTGACAGGCACAACCTTCACGCATGTGCCGTATAAGGGCGGTGGCCCGGCCACCCAGGCCGTGGCTGCGAATGAAGTCGACGCCGCTTTCCTGGACCTGGGCGTGGCCGTACCGTTCGCAACGTCGGGCCGGCTGCGCGCGATCGGCGTGACGGGCAACGCCCGTTCGGCGCAGCTGCCGGATGTGCCCACGGTCAGCCAGTCCGGCGTACCGGCCTTTGAGTCGACCACCACGTTTGCGATGTTTGCGCCCGCCGCCACGCCCAAGCCCGTGATCGACCGGCTTGCCGCCGCGGTGACTGCATCAATGAACCAGCCCGATCTGCGCGACAAACTTCAGCGCCAGGGCGTCGAGATCGTCAACGCCGGCCCGGAAGCGCTGGCAAAGTCGGTCACGACCGAAAGCACCAAGTGGGGCGCGATCATCCGCGACCGTCACATCTCGCTGGATTGA
- a CDS encoding MarR family winged helix-turn-helix transcriptional regulator — protein MPDLPSPESVELAAALRPAILRLNRQLRRETLSLGVSPLMVMVLTTIGKEPGIGVSDLATRENMRTATMSTHVKQLEEQGYVVRDQTLHADRRRVGLAITPQAEKLVSDVRRLRTDWLARQVASLPAAERAALAKAVNALTLLGN, from the coding sequence ATGCCCGACCTGCCTTCCCCCGAATCAGTCGAACTTGCCGCCGCGCTGCGGCCGGCCATCCTGCGCCTGAACCGCCAGCTGCGGCGCGAAACGCTGTCTTTGGGCGTGTCGCCGCTGATGGTCATGGTGCTCACCACCATTGGCAAGGAACCCGGTATTGGCGTCAGCGATCTGGCCACCCGCGAGAACATGCGGACCGCCACGATGAGCACGCACGTCAAGCAGCTGGAAGAGCAGGGCTATGTGGTCCGCGACCAGACCCTGCACGCCGACCGCCGGCGCGTGGGACTGGCGATCACGCCGCAGGCCGAAAAGCTGGTCAGCGACGTGCGCCGGCTGCGGACCGACTGGCTGGCCAGGCAGGTCGCCAGCCTGCCGGCCGCGGAACGGGCGGCGCTGGCCAAGGCTGTCAACGCACTGACGCTGCTCGGGAACTAG
- a CDS encoding SDR family NAD(P)-dependent oxidoreductase: protein MELGLQGKVAVVTGATAGIGYATARKFVEEGARVAICARTAESVERTVKQLRDLGGDVFGMAADISQPASIDAFFAAVDKTFGRIDILVNNAGTSKRGPFLQMTDEDWAGDMELKVYGAIRCSRVAIPHMKKQGGGRIINLSTIGGKQPAATSMPTSVSRAAGLALTKALSKELAGDNILVNAVCIGKIKAGQHEKNAAAKGVAIDDFYTDFAKDIPLKRVGEAEEAANVIVFLASSAASYVTGSSINLDGGASGVL from the coding sequence GTGGAACTCGGACTTCAAGGCAAGGTTGCCGTCGTGACCGGCGCAACGGCAGGCATCGGCTATGCGACCGCGCGCAAATTCGTGGAAGAAGGCGCCCGTGTCGCCATCTGCGCGCGCACGGCCGAATCGGTGGAACGCACCGTCAAACAGCTGCGGGACCTGGGCGGCGACGTGTTCGGCATGGCGGCGGACATCAGCCAGCCCGCCAGCATCGACGCGTTCTTTGCCGCGGTCGACAAGACCTTCGGCCGGATCGACATTCTGGTGAACAACGCCGGCACGTCCAAGCGCGGTCCTTTCCTGCAGATGACGGATGAAGACTGGGCAGGCGACATGGAACTCAAGGTCTATGGCGCCATCCGCTGCTCGCGCGTCGCGATCCCCCACATGAAAAAGCAGGGCGGCGGCCGGATCATCAACCTGTCGACCATCGGCGGCAAGCAGCCGGCGGCCACGTCGATGCCGACATCGGTGTCGCGCGCGGCAGGACTGGCCCTGACCAAGGCGCTGTCCAAGGAACTGGCCGGCGACAACATCCTGGTCAATGCCGTCTGCATCGGCAAGATCAAGGCCGGGCAGCACGAAAAGAACGCCGCTGCAAAGGGCGTGGCCATCGATGACTTCTACACCGACTTTGCCAAGGACATTCCGCTCAAGCGCGTGGGCGAAGCCGAAGAAGCCGCCAATGTCATCGTGTTCCTGGCGTCGTCGGCCGCCAGCTACGTGACCGGCAGCAGCATCAACCTGGACGGCGGCGCATCGGGCGTCCTGTAA
- a CDS encoding mandelate racemase/muconate lactonizing enzyme family protein, with the protein MRIARWSLFHYRLPYQQEIVWANAIESEGCYSLLRIESDDGFVGLAEGTVKATWSGVSFRSLTAVLDDLLMPALGTIDVNDVAAVTAALAPIPENRMAKGMVETACAMLRASSAGQPLWRHLGGTASVDVTWTVTRQSPGAMAREAADRVQSLGLRALKVKGGQGMDVDREAIRRIRAAVGDAIVLNVDANSAYRPTEAASYVRMLEDESVAIAEDPCPHEADGHFQALQHSVGIPILVDRACTTATDARLFLERGARALSTKPGRIGMAEAGVIGALAQARGARVAVGIYAESALGTLINLQQAAAVPDALRLMPAEQTFFLTLTRQVTALPLTVARGRIVLPDAASPDDYVDWDQIRANAA; encoded by the coding sequence ATGCGGATTGCCCGATGGTCGCTGTTCCACTACCGCCTGCCCTATCAGCAGGAAATCGTCTGGGCCAACGCCATCGAATCCGAAGGCTGCTACAGCCTGCTGCGTATCGAGTCCGATGATGGCTTTGTCGGACTCGCCGAAGGCACGGTCAAGGCGACCTGGTCGGGTGTCTCGTTCCGGTCGCTCACGGCCGTGCTCGACGACCTGCTCATGCCCGCGTTGGGCACCATCGATGTGAACGACGTTGCCGCGGTCACGGCCGCCCTGGCGCCGATTCCCGAAAACCGGATGGCCAAAGGCATGGTCGAAACCGCCTGCGCCATGTTGCGCGCGTCATCGGCCGGGCAGCCCTTGTGGCGGCACCTGGGCGGCACGGCCAGCGTGGACGTGACCTGGACCGTCACCCGGCAATCCCCGGGCGCCATGGCGCGCGAAGCCGCCGACCGCGTGCAGTCGCTGGGCCTGCGCGCGCTCAAGGTCAAGGGCGGCCAGGGCATGGACGTGGACCGCGAGGCCATCCGCCGCATCCGCGCGGCGGTGGGCGACGCCATCGTGCTCAATGTCGATGCCAACAGCGCGTACCGCCCGACCGAGGCTGCGTCCTATGTGCGCATGCTGGAAGACGAAAGCGTCGCCATTGCCGAAGATCCCTGTCCGCACGAAGCCGACGGCCACTTCCAGGCACTGCAGCACAGTGTCGGGATTCCCATCCTGGTGGACCGGGCCTGCACCACGGCCACCGATGCCCGCCTGTTCCTGGAACGCGGCGCCCGCGCGCTCAGCACCAAGCCGGGCCGCATCGGCATGGCGGAAGCGGGTGTCATCGGTGCGCTGGCGCAGGCGCGGGGCGCGCGCGTCGCCGTGGGCATTTATGCCGAAAGCGCGCTGGGCACGCTGATCAATCTGCAGCAGGCCGCGGCGGTTCCCGACGCGTTGCGGTTGATGCCGGCCGAGCAGACCTTCTTCCTGACCCTGACCCGCCAGGTAACGGCGCTGCCGCTGACCGTGGCGCGCGGGCGTATCGTGCTGCCCGACGCCGCATCGCCCGACGACTACGTCGACTGGGACCAGATCCGGGCCAACGCCGCCTGA
- a CDS encoding tripartite tricarboxylate transporter substrate binding protein: protein MRAIRTLTTAVLAATLAVPALAWAQAAASADGYPKKAIHIVVPYTAGAINDVLARRVGAKLSEALKQPVIVENRPGGGTAIGTEYVARAAPDGYTLLQIAASHSVNPSLVPDLPYDSIKDFSFITLAATSPYVLIVAPALPVKTVADLVAMAKAKPGALSFSSTGNGGTAHMMGELLNSLGGVKTLHIPYKGGAQATTDLVSNQVQFSFSTYTGAQSFIKANRVRAIATTGAKRMSALPDLPTIGETLPGYDAAGWWGYAAPAGTPPAIIARLNQELVRILQAPEMKETFSAEGVEMLGTTPDAFKQHIQREMGVWGKLVKDANITVN, encoded by the coding sequence ATGCGCGCCATCCGAACGCTCACGACCGCGGTGCTCGCCGCGACCCTGGCCGTCCCTGCCCTTGCCTGGGCCCAAGCCGCCGCGTCAGCCGACGGCTATCCGAAAAAAGCCATCCACATCGTGGTCCCGTACACCGCGGGCGCCATCAATGATGTGCTTGCGCGGCGCGTCGGCGCCAAGCTGTCGGAAGCGCTCAAGCAACCCGTCATCGTGGAAAACCGGCCGGGCGGCGGCACGGCGATCGGTACCGAATACGTGGCGCGCGCCGCGCCCGACGGCTACACCCTGCTCCAGATTGCGGCGTCGCATTCGGTCAATCCGAGCCTGGTGCCCGACCTGCCCTACGACTCGATCAAGGACTTCAGCTTCATCACGCTGGCGGCGACGTCGCCGTATGTGCTGATCGTGGCGCCGGCTCTGCCGGTCAAGACGGTGGCCGACCTGGTGGCGATGGCCAAGGCCAAGCCCGGCGCACTGTCGTTCTCATCAACCGGCAATGGCGGCACCGCGCACATGATGGGCGAATTGCTGAACAGCCTGGGCGGCGTCAAGACGCTGCATATTCCGTACAAGGGCGGCGCGCAGGCCACGACCGACCTCGTCAGCAACCAGGTGCAGTTCTCGTTTAGCACCTATACCGGCGCGCAGTCCTTCATCAAAGCCAACCGCGTTCGCGCGATCGCCACCACCGGCGCCAAACGCATGTCGGCGCTGCCGGACCTGCCCACCATCGGCGAAACCCTGCCCGGCTATGACGCTGCCGGATGGTGGGGCTACGCCGCGCCCGCCGGCACCCCACCGGCGATCATTGCCAGGCTCAACCAGGAACTGGTCAGGATCCTGCAGGCGCCGGAAATGAAAGAGACCTTCAGCGCCGAAGGCGTGGAAATGCTGGGCACCACGCCAGACGCCTTCAAGCAGCACATCCAGCGCGAAATGGGCGTGTGGGGCAAGCTGGTCAAAGACGCCAACATCACGGTCAACTAG
- a CDS encoding TetR/AcrR family transcriptional regulator yields MKRLAPEQREQQIVEKAIEHFTRHGFSGSTRELAREIGVTQPLLYRYFPSKEALIDRVYSEVFSWRPTWETVLTDRSIPLADRLVSFYSDYARVILREEWIRIFIFAGLTREGINNTYLSKLRSKVFLPVLAEIRHEYGIKAPAGAAELEPEIELVWALHASIFYLGVRKWIYGLKIPKDIDGLIETKVAAFLHGAPRVMADLRKG; encoded by the coding sequence ATGAAACGCCTGGCGCCCGAACAGCGCGAACAGCAGATCGTGGAAAAGGCCATCGAGCATTTCACGCGGCATGGCTTTTCGGGCAGCACGCGCGAACTGGCCCGCGAAATCGGGGTGACCCAGCCGCTGCTGTATCGCTATTTTCCGAGCAAGGAAGCGCTGATCGACCGGGTGTACAGCGAAGTGTTCAGCTGGCGCCCGACGTGGGAAACGGTGCTGACCGACCGCAGCATTCCGCTGGCCGACCGGCTGGTGTCGTTCTACAGCGATTACGCCCGCGTGATCCTGCGCGAAGAGTGGATCCGCATCTTCATCTTTGCCGGGCTGACGCGCGAAGGCATCAACAACACCTACCTGAGCAAGCTGCGGTCCAAGGTGTTTCTGCCGGTGCTGGCCGAGATCCGCCACGAATACGGCATCAAGGCGCCGGCAGGCGCGGCCGAACTCGAACCCGAGATCGAACTGGTGTGGGCGCTGCACGCCAGCATCTTCTACCTGGGCGTGCGCAAATGGATCTACGGCCTGAAGATCCCGAAGGATATCGACGGCCTGATCGAAACCAAGGTCGCCGCCTTCCTGCACGGCGCGCCCAGGGTGATGGCGGACTTGCGCAAGGGCTGA